A section of the Alphaproteobacteria bacterium genome encodes:
- a CDS encoding NAD+ synthase produces MSDRLVIVAAQLNPLVGDMEGNIAGLRRCREDHGAADLIVAGELAISGYPAEDLVLKPSFLEAVRRAAETLAAETGDGGPALLVGAPWRLEDGDEPGVPAGVYNAALLLDGGEIRAVRCKHELPNYGVFDEVRVFRPGPLPGPVRFRGTRLGIMVCEDMWYPDVAECLAKSGAEILLVINGSPFDAGKRGQRLALAADRVAESGLPLLYVNQVGGQDELVFDGASFALNGDGALAYHAPSWVERRDPITWTRPRGRAGWQCAGAAKAEAEDTLPAVYQALVLGLRDYARKNRFPSMLIGLSGGIDSGLSAAIAVDAVGADRVHCVMMPSPYTSQESLEDAAGSAELLGLNYHTIDIAPAMRAFAEMLAPAFEGQAVDVTEENIQARARGITLMALSNKFGHLLVSTGNKSEMSVGYATLYGDMAGGFAVLKDVYKTLVYALGRWRNTHHLAGFLGPAGAVIPDRVFTKAPSAELRPDQTDQDSLPPYEELDAILKELIEKDAGLDDIVAGGFERATVLRVWHMLENAEYKRRQAPPGVKVTARSFGRDRRYPITNAFRGGV; encoded by the coding sequence ATGTCGGATCGCCTCGTCATTGTTGCCGCCCAGCTAAACCCGCTCGTCGGGGATATGGAGGGCAATATCGCGGGGTTGCGCCGTTGCCGCGAGGACCATGGCGCGGCCGATCTCATCGTGGCGGGCGAGCTGGCGATCTCGGGGTATCCGGCGGAAGATCTGGTGCTCAAGCCCTCCTTCCTCGAGGCCGTTCGCCGCGCGGCCGAGACCCTGGCGGCCGAGACCGGCGATGGCGGTCCGGCCCTTCTCGTGGGTGCGCCCTGGCGCCTCGAAGACGGTGACGAGCCGGGCGTCCCGGCGGGCGTCTACAACGCCGCGCTGCTGCTCGATGGTGGCGAGATTCGTGCCGTCCGTTGCAAGCACGAACTGCCGAATTATGGCGTCTTCGACGAGGTGCGCGTCTTCCGGCCCGGCCCCCTGCCGGGGCCCGTCAGATTTCGCGGCACGCGGCTTGGCATCATGGTCTGCGAGGATATGTGGTACCCGGATGTGGCGGAATGCCTCGCCAAATCGGGTGCTGAAATTCTCCTTGTGATCAACGGTTCGCCCTTCGATGCGGGCAAGCGTGGCCAGCGTCTGGCGCTTGCCGCTGACCGGGTGGCGGAATCCGGCCTGCCCCTCTTATACGTCAATCAGGTAGGCGGCCAGGATGAGCTGGTTTTCGACGGCGCCTCATTCGCACTCAATGGCGATGGCGCGCTCGCCTATCACGCACCGAGCTGGGTCGAGCGACGGGACCCCATCACCTGGACACGCCCTAGGGGGCGGGCGGGCTGGCAGTGCGCCGGTGCTGCGAAGGCCGAAGCCGAGGACACCCTGCCGGCGGTCTACCAGGCGCTCGTTCTGGGCCTGCGCGACTATGCGCGCAAGAATCGCTTTCCCAGCATGCTGATCGGACTGTCGGGCGGTATCGATTCGGGTCTCTCGGCCGCGATCGCGGTGGACGCGGTTGGTGCCGACAGGGTGCACTGTGTGATGATGCCGTCGCCCTATACCAGCCAGGAAAGCCTCGAGGACGCGGCTGGCTCGGCCGAGCTGCTTGGCCTCAATTATCATACCATCGATATCGCGCCCGCCATGCGTGCCTTCGCGGAGATGCTGGCTCCTGCTTTCGAGGGTCAGGCTGTGGATGTCACGGAAGAAAACATCCAGGCCCGCGCGCGGGGCATCACGCTGATGGCGCTGTCGAACAAGTTCGGGCATCTCCTGGTATCGACCGGCAACAAGTCCGAGATGTCGGTCGGCTACGCGACGCTTTACGGCGACATGGCCGGCGGCTTTGCGGTGCTCAAGGATGTCTACAAGACACTCGTTTACGCGCTCGGCCGGTGGCGCAATACGCATCATCTGGCCGGATTCCTCGGGCCAGCCGGCGCCGTCATTCCGGATCGCGTGTTCACCAAGGCGCCGTCGGCCGAATTGCGCCCCGATCAGACCGATCAGGACAGCCTGCCGCCTTATGAGGAGCTGGACGCCATCCTGAAAGAGCTGATCGAGAAGGACGCGGGGCTCGATGACATTGTCGCCGGCGGGTTCGAGCGCGCGACAGTGCTGCGGGTCTGGCACATGCTGGAAAACGCCGAATACAAGCGCCGTCAGGCGCCGCCCGGCGTCAAGGTCACCGCGCGGTCTTTCGGCCGCGATCGGCGCTACCCCATAACCAACGCCTTTCGCGGCGGGGTGTGA
- a CDS encoding 3-deoxy-7-phosphoheptulonate synthase class II, whose amino-acid sequence MAQKWTPQIWRDLPALQQPDYPDAAALRGVEARLRTYPPLVFAGEARRLKALLGDVARGDAFLLQGGDCAESIAEFNADNIRDTFRVLLQMAVVLTFGAGCPVVKVGRLAGQFAKPRSQPTETQNGLELPSYRGDMVNAMDFTAEARRPDPERLVTAYNQSAATLNLLRAFAQGGYADLHQVHRWNLGFIEASSQGEKYADLADRINETLAFMAACGLTSETAPQIRETEFFTSHEALLLPYEEALTRVDSTSGDWVDTSAHMVWIGDRTRQLDGAHVGFCRGIANPIGVKVGPNLAPDELLRLIDILNPANEPGRLTLISRMGRDKVQEALPKLVRAVAREGRHVVWSCDPMHGNTIKSSNGYKTRSFDAVMAEVKGFFAVHRAEGTHAGGIHIEMTGQDVTECLGGAQEISEQRLADRYHTHCDPRLNASQALELAFLLSEALKAERVARTGDVRQAS is encoded by the coding sequence ATGGCCCAGAAATGGACACCCCAGATTTGGCGCGACCTGCCGGCCCTGCAGCAGCCGGACTACCCGGATGCGGCCGCCCTGAGGGGCGTGGAGGCGCGGCTCAGGACCTATCCTCCGCTGGTTTTCGCGGGCGAGGCACGCCGGCTCAAGGCGCTCCTCGGCGATGTCGCGCGGGGCGACGCTTTCTTGCTGCAGGGCGGTGATTGCGCCGAAAGCATTGCCGAATTCAACGCCGACAATATTCGCGATACTTTCCGTGTCCTCCTGCAGATGGCGGTGGTGCTGACCTTTGGTGCGGGTTGCCCGGTGGTCAAGGTAGGGCGCCTCGCCGGGCAGTTCGCCAAGCCGCGCTCGCAGCCGACCGAGACCCAGAACGGCCTCGAACTGCCGAGCTATCGCGGCGACATGGTCAATGCCATGGACTTCACCGCCGAGGCGCGGCGACCCGACCCCGAACGGCTGGTGACGGCCTATAACCAGTCGGCGGCGACGCTGAACCTGCTGCGCGCCTTCGCCCAGGGCGGCTATGCGGACCTTCATCAGGTTCATCGCTGGAATCTCGGCTTCATCGAAGCGAGCAGCCAGGGCGAGAAATACGCCGATCTGGCCGACCGGATCAATGAAACCCTGGCCTTCATGGCGGCTTGCGGCCTGACCTCGGAAACTGCGCCCCAGATCCGCGAGACGGAGTTCTTTACGTCTCACGAGGCGCTGCTTCTGCCTTACGAAGAGGCGCTCACGCGGGTGGACAGCACGTCCGGCGACTGGGTCGACACCTCCGCCCACATGGTCTGGATCGGTGACCGGACGCGCCAGCTTGACGGCGCGCATGTGGGATTCTGCCGTGGCATCGCCAATCCCATTGGCGTGAAAGTCGGGCCGAATCTGGCGCCGGACGAATTGCTGCGTCTGATCGACATACTCAATCCCGCGAACGAACCGGGTCGGCTCACCCTGATCTCGCGCATGGGGCGCGACAAGGTTCAGGAAGCGCTGCCGAAGCTGGTTCGCGCGGTGGCGCGCGAGGGACGCCATGTCGTCTGGTCCTGCGATCCCATGCACGGCAACACGATCAAGTCCTCGAATGGCTACAAGACCCGGAGCTTCGATGCGGTCATGGCCGAGGTAAAGGGCTTCTTTGCCGTCCACCGCGCCGAGGGGACCCATGCGGGGGGTATTCATATCGAGATGACCGGTCAGGACGTGACCGAATGTCTCGGCGGCGCGCAGGAAATCAGCGAACAGAGGCTGGCCGACCGCTACCACACGCACTGCGATCCGCGACTGAACGCAAGTCAGGCGCTGGAACTGGCCTTCCTTCTGTCCGAAGCGCTCAAGGCCGAGCGCGTCGCCCGGACGGGGGACGTGCGCCAGGCGTCCTGA
- the glmU gene encoding bifunctional UDP-N-acetylglucosamine diphosphorylase/glucosamine-1-phosphate N-acetyltransferase GlmU, which translates to MAASSLAVLVLAAGAGTRMKSGRPKVLHEIAGASLIAHVLATAQALAPERLAVVTAAHMSDVRAAAAPAGSVIQDSPRGTGHAVLAARDFLDGFRGEVLVLFGDTPLLMPRTLENLVATLRGDESCAVAVLGMELDEPGAYGRLVTGDDGGLHAIIEAKDASPEEARIRLCNSGVMAFDGSVLFDYLAKLSDDNAKGEYYLTDLVAIARAAGRTCRVVMAEDPEELLGVNSRADLALVESVWQWRRRGECLSDGVTLTDPASVFFSFDTELAADVSVEPHVVFGPGVSVAEGARIRAFSHLEGARVAAGAVIGPYARLRPGAVIGQGARVGNFVEVKNAELQAGAKANHLSYIGDAEIGANANIGAGTITCNYDGFGKSKTVIGAGAFIGSNTALVAPVTIGRNTIVGAGSVVTKDVPDDALAVARGQQKTFPDKARQIRAERAAGRGGNRGGETE; encoded by the coding sequence ATGGCGGCATCCTCACTCGCCGTTCTTGTCTTGGCCGCCGGCGCCGGCACGCGGATGAAATCCGGTCGGCCGAAGGTTCTTCACGAGATCGCCGGCGCGTCCTTGATCGCCCATGTGCTGGCGACAGCGCAGGCGCTCGCACCCGAGCGCCTGGCGGTGGTGACAGCGGCTCATATGAGCGATGTGCGCGCCGCCGCCGCGCCGGCGGGCTCGGTCATCCAGGACTCGCCGCGCGGAACCGGCCACGCGGTTCTGGCAGCCCGAGATTTCCTGGACGGCTTCCGGGGCGAGGTACTGGTGCTGTTTGGCGACACGCCGCTCCTGATGCCAAGGACGCTGGAAAATCTGGTTGCGACCTTGCGCGGCGACGAATCCTGCGCGGTGGCCGTGCTCGGAATGGAACTCGACGAGCCCGGCGCCTATGGCCGGCTGGTGACCGGCGACGATGGTGGGCTCCATGCCATCATCGAGGCGAAGGATGCCAGCCCCGAGGAAGCCCGGATCAGACTTTGCAACTCGGGCGTGATGGCCTTCGACGGGTCCGTGCTGTTCGACTATCTCGCGAAATTGTCGGACGACAATGCCAAGGGCGAATATTACCTGACCGATCTTGTCGCCATCGCCCGCGCCGCGGGCCGGACTTGCCGCGTGGTGATGGCGGAGGACCCCGAAGAACTGCTCGGTGTCAATTCGCGCGCCGATCTCGCCCTGGTGGAGAGCGTCTGGCAATGGCGGCGGCGGGGAGAGTGCTTGTCAGACGGGGTGACGCTGACCGACCCGGCGAGCGTTTTCTTCAGCTTCGACACCGAGCTCGCGGCCGACGTCTCGGTCGAACCCCATGTGGTCTTCGGCCCCGGCGTGTCGGTGGCCGAGGGGGCGCGAATCCGGGCCTTCAGCCATCTGGAGGGCGCGCGCGTGGCGGCGGGAGCGGTCATCGGGCCCTACGCCCGCTTGCGGCCGGGCGCCGTCATTGGCCAGGGCGCGCGGGTCGGCAATTTCGTCGAGGTCAAGAACGCGGAATTACAGGCCGGCGCCAAGGCCAATCATCTCAGCTATATCGGCGATGCCGAAATCGGCGCAAACGCCAATATCGGGGCCGGCACCATCACCTGCAATTATGACGGGTTCGGCAAATCGAAAACGGTCATCGGCGCGGGCGCTTTCATCGGCTCGAACACGGCTCTGGTGGCGCCGGTCACGATCGGCCGAAACACCATCGTGGGGGCGGGCAGCGTGGTGACGAAGGATGTTCCCGATGACGCGCTCGCGGTGGCGCGCGGCCAGCAGAAGACCTTTCCCGACAAGGCCCGGCAGATCCGCGCCGAGAGAGCGGCCGGCCGCGGCGGTAACCGCGGTGGCGAGACGGAATAG
- the glmS gene encoding glutamine--fructose-6-phosphate transaminase (isomerizing), whose amino-acid sequence MCGIIGIIAREDVAPHLVSALKRLEYRGYDSAGIATLTNGQITRCRAEGKITNLEKRLEKTPLNGVIGIGHTRWATHGAPNETNAHPHATDRVALVHNGIIENFMELRRELEGKGHRFETETDSEVVVQLITFYLTEGLAPRQAVSRVLERLTGAFALAIIFAGEHDLMIGARLGSPLAVGYGQDAMYLGSDALALAPFTQRLSYLEEGDMCEITGAGVTMWDRDGREVTREIKLTANSGAAAGRGNYPHFMLKEIYEQPAVIGDTLNALIDPHNRTIHLPDLPFDFRDISRLTMVACGTSFYAALTARYWFEQLARLPVEVEIASEFRYREAPMDARGLALFISQSGETADTLAALRYARTQGQVVGAVVNVPESSMAREADFLLQTYAGPEIGVASTKAFTTQLTVLACLAIGAGLARGTLTAERAQALTAALIEVPARAADVLNHDERLKALAEEIKDHRDVLYLGRGTGFPIALEGALKLKEISYIHAEGYAAGEMKHGPIALIDDGVPVIVIAPSDPLFEKTASNMHEVVARGGRVIFLSDADGVARLGQDHITAIALPAVDPLVAPILYAIPVQLLAYHVAVAKGTDVDQPRNLAKSVTVE is encoded by the coding sequence ATGTGCGGCATAATCGGTATTATCGCGCGCGAGGATGTGGCGCCCCATCTCGTCTCGGCGCTCAAGCGGCTCGAATACCGGGGGTATGATTCGGCCGGTATCGCCACCCTGACCAATGGCCAAATCACCCGGTGCCGGGCTGAGGGTAAAATAACCAATCTCGAGAAGCGGCTCGAAAAGACGCCGTTGAACGGTGTCATCGGCATCGGTCATACCCGTTGGGCAACCCATGGTGCACCCAACGAAACCAACGCCCATCCCCACGCCACCGATCGCGTGGCCCTCGTCCATAACGGGATCATAGAAAACTTCATGGAACTCCGCCGCGAGCTCGAGGGCAAGGGCCACCGGTTCGAGACGGAGACCGACAGCGAAGTCGTGGTTCAGCTCATCACCTTCTATCTGACCGAGGGCCTCGCCCCGCGCCAGGCCGTCAGCCGGGTGCTGGAACGCCTGACAGGTGCCTTTGCGCTGGCGATCATTTTCGCTGGCGAGCACGATCTCATGATCGGCGCCCGGCTGGGCAGTCCGCTCGCTGTGGGGTACGGGCAGGATGCGATGTATCTAGGATCGGACGCCCTGGCGCTGGCGCCGTTCACACAGCGCCTCAGCTATCTCGAAGAAGGCGATATGTGCGAGATCACCGGGGCGGGGGTAACCATGTGGGATCGCGATGGCCGCGAGGTGACGCGCGAGATCAAGCTTACGGCGAATTCCGGTGCCGCCGCCGGCCGGGGCAACTATCCCCACTTCATGCTCAAGGAAATCTACGAACAGCCCGCTGTCATCGGCGATACGCTGAACGCGCTGATCGATCCGCACAATCGCACCATTCACCTCCCGGATCTGCCCTTCGATTTCAGGGATATTTCGCGTCTGACCATGGTGGCTTGCGGCACCTCCTTCTACGCCGCCCTGACGGCGCGCTACTGGTTCGAGCAGCTCGCGCGCCTCCCCGTCGAGGTCGAGATCGCCTCCGAGTTCCGCTACCGCGAAGCGCCCATGGACGCGCGGGGGCTGGCGCTCTTTATCTCGCAATCGGGGGAAACGGCCGACACGCTGGCAGCGCTGCGCTACGCGCGGACTCAGGGCCAGGTGGTGGGCGCGGTGGTGAATGTGCCGGAGAGTTCGATGGCGCGGGAAGCGGATTTCCTGCTCCAGACCTATGCCGGGCCCGAGATCGGCGTTGCCTCGACCAAGGCCTTCACGACGCAATTGACCGTGCTGGCCTGTCTCGCGATCGGGGCGGGGCTGGCGCGAGGCACGCTTACGGCCGAGCGCGCCCAGGCCCTGACGGCGGCGCTGATCGAGGTGCCGGCCCGCGCGGCCGACGTGCTCAATCACGATGAGCGGCTGAAGGCGCTGGCCGAGGAAATCAAGGATCATCGGGACGTTCTGTATCTGGGTCGAGGCACGGGATTTCCCATCGCGCTCGAGGGCGCGCTCAAGCTCAAGGAAATCTCCTATATCCACGCCGAAGGCTATGCCGCGGGCGAGATGAAGCACGGTCCCATCGCGCTGATCGACGATGGCGTGCCGGTCATCGTGATCGCGCCCTCGGACCCGCTCTTCGAGAAAACCGCCTCCAACATGCATGAAGTCGTCGCCCGTGGCGGCCGGGTGATTTTTCTGAGCGATGCGGACGGGGTGGCGCGGCTGGGTCAGGACCATATCACCGCCATCGCGCTGCCCGCCGTCGATCCGCTGGTGGCCCCCATTCTCTACGCCATTCCCGTCCAGTTGCTCGCCTACCATGTCGCCGTTGCCAAGGGCACGGATGTGGACCAGCCGCGCAATCTCGCCAAATCGGTGACCGTGGAATAG
- the gor gene encoding glutathione-disulfide reductase, with the protein MTQDSQSYDYDLFVIGGGSGGTRASRIAAGFGARVAVAEDMYLGGTCVNVGCIPKKLFVYASHFAEDFEDAAGFGWTVGARQFDWSRLIENKDAEILRLNGIYDRLIRGAGADIFDGRAKILDRHTVEVNGTAYRARYILVAVGGWPQMPEIEGVEHAISSNEVFYLNEFPRRILIVGGGFIAVEFAGVFNGLGAKVTQLYRGPLFLRGFDDDMRAGLAEEMGRKGVDLRFNTVVSRIEKTGSGLRVHLTGGAGDDTGGESVEVDQVLFAIGRRPRTQDLGLESAGVKVDQNGAIPVDEFSRTNVDNIYAVGDVTDRINLTPVAIREGHCFAETVFNNNPIRPNHENVPSAVFSQPAIGTCGLTEAAARERYGEVDIYRSSFRALKHTLSGRGEKSVMKLVVEPKSDRVVGCHILSPEAAEIMQGIAVAIKCGAKKADFDATVGIHPTSAEELVTMRQKIEAPAATAR; encoded by the coding sequence ATGACGCAGGATTCCCAAAGCTACGACTACGATCTTTTCGTGATCGGGGGCGGCTCGGGTGGTACGCGCGCCTCGCGCATTGCCGCGGGCTTTGGCGCCCGAGTTGCCGTGGCTGAAGACATGTATCTGGGTGGTACTTGCGTCAATGTGGGCTGCATCCCCAAGAAGCTTTTCGTCTATGCCTCGCATTTCGCGGAGGATTTCGAGGACGCAGCCGGCTTCGGCTGGACGGTGGGTGCGCGGCAGTTCGACTGGTCGCGACTGATCGAAAACAAGGACGCGGAAATCCTGCGTCTCAATGGCATATATGATCGTCTCATCCGGGGGGCGGGAGCCGATATTTTCGATGGCCGGGCCAAAATCCTCGATCGTCACACGGTCGAGGTGAACGGCACGGCCTACCGCGCCAGATACATCCTGGTGGCCGTCGGTGGCTGGCCGCAAATGCCGGAGATCGAGGGCGTCGAGCACGCCATATCGTCAAATGAGGTCTTTTATCTGAATGAGTTTCCCAGGCGGATCCTCATCGTCGGGGGCGGGTTTATCGCGGTCGAGTTTGCCGGCGTGTTCAACGGGCTTGGCGCGAAGGTGACCCAGCTCTACCGCGGCCCCCTGTTTCTCCGGGGGTTCGACGACGACATGCGCGCCGGGCTGGCCGAGGAAATGGGCCGGAAGGGCGTGGATCTTCGTTTCAATACCGTCGTCTCGCGCATCGAGAAGACCGGGTCGGGACTCCGCGTTCACCTGACGGGCGGTGCCGGGGATGATACGGGCGGCGAATCGGTGGAGGTGGACCAGGTGCTGTTCGCGATCGGGCGACGGCCGCGGACGCAGGATCTCGGACTGGAAAGCGCGGGCGTCAAGGTGGATCAAAACGGGGCGATCCCCGTCGATGAATTTTCGCGCACCAATGTAGATAATATTTATGCTGTTGGCGACGTCACCGACCGGATCAATTTGACGCCGGTTGCCATTCGCGAGGGCCATTGCTTCGCCGAGACGGTCTTTAACAACAACCCGATCAGGCCCAACCATGAAAACGTGCCGAGCGCGGTATTCAGCCAGCCCGCTATCGGCACCTGCGGGCTGACGGAGGCGGCGGCGCGGGAGCGCTATGGCGAGGTCGATATCTATCGCTCCAGCTTCCGGGCGCTGAAGCACACTCTGTCGGGCCGGGGGGAGAAGTCGGTCATGAAGCTCGTGGTCGAGCCCAAATCCGACCGCGTGGTGGGCTGCCATATCCTGAGCCCGGAGGCGGCGGAGATCATGCAGGGGATCGCGGTCGCCATCAAATGCGGGGCGAAAAAGGCGGATTTCGACGCTACAGTGGGGATTCATCCGACCTCGGCCGAGGAGTTGGTCACCATGCGCCAGAAGATCGAGGCCCCCGCGGCAACGGCCCGATAG
- a CDS encoding DUF599 family protein — protein sequence MEFLDEFSLQDGIALLWFLAAWLGYSLYADRDRETGRNLMQLLAGYRLDWMRAMVRRDMRMGDLMGAGNIMRSVTFLASTTIFIIGGLIAVLGVSHKVVETVTELPFAVPTTRAEVDMKLMILVTAFVYGFFKFTWALRQFNYLSIFLGAAPPANSDDKTVDDYAHIGAGLIALAANHLNGGIRAYYFGIAGLSWFLNPILFMLVTAWVVAVLYLREFRSKTRQVLSGQKRIL from the coding sequence ATGGAATTTCTCGACGAATTTTCTCTTCAGGACGGGATCGCCCTTCTCTGGTTCCTCGCCGCCTGGCTCGGCTATTCCCTCTACGCCGACCGCGACCGCGAGACGGGGCGCAACCTCATGCAACTTCTTGCCGGTTACAGGCTCGACTGGATGCGGGCCATGGTCCGGCGCGACATGCGCATGGGCGACCTGATGGGCGCGGGCAACATCATGCGCAGCGTCACTTTTCTCGCCTCGACCACGATTTTCATCATCGGCGGTCTGATCGCCGTCCTGGGAGTCAGCCACAAGGTGGTGGAAACCGTGACCGAGCTCCCCTTCGCCGTGCCGACGACACGAGCGGAGGTGGATATGAAGCTGATGATCCTGGTGACCGCCTTCGTTTACGGGTTCTTCAAGTTCACCTGGGCCCTGCGGCAGTTCAATTATCTCTCGATCTTCCTCGGCGCGGCCCCGCCCGCCAATTCGGATGACAAGACCGTCGATGACTACGCTCATATCGGCGCCGGGCTGATTGCGCTCGCCGCCAATCACCTGAATGGTGGAATTCGCGCCTATTATTTCGGGATCGCCGGGCTCAGCTGGTTTCTCAACCCGATCCTTTTCATGCTGGTTACCGCCTGGGTCGTGGCCGTGCTGTACCTGCGCGAGTTCCGCTCCAAGACGCGCCAGGTTCTGTCAGGACAGAAGCGGATTCTCTGA
- a CDS encoding DUF3108 domain-containing protein produces the protein MRRPEHQKTGGTKDNGRGVCRARGRVVLATLCLIFASAGTGLATTFLDLDGDLPGLRAGELTGDSRNISLRYEITVSGVYALSFAADIELADQAYQMETAAETIGVIGALYSWRMNALSTGLVESDRLRPQNHRTNSFWKNKSRTVYLSYDGEGNVTTNAVPPAYLDERDEVPPEMIRNTVDPMSGVLAAVEFLDDTQSCKLTVPVYDGRRRYDLVFDEAPPAPLERPGIEQLNATDVKPCRLQMNQITGFWRSPDVKGRYPLDGRVWMGKILEAVPPVPLKIEYEGRHGLVEIHLVRVASGQYYRDLPVEIEGSFLGLF, from the coding sequence ATGCGGCGGCCGGAACACCAGAAAACTGGTGGCACGAAAGACAACGGGCGTGGCGTCTGCCGCGCCAGAGGGCGGGTCGTGCTCGCGACCCTCTGCCTGATTTTCGCATCGGCCGGTACAGGCCTCGCCACGACGTTCCTCGATCTCGACGGCGACCTTCCCGGACTGCGTGCCGGAGAACTGACAGGCGACAGCCGCAATATCTCGCTACGTTACGAAATCACCGTCTCGGGCGTTTATGCGCTCTCGTTCGCGGCAGATATCGAACTTGCCGATCAGGCCTATCAGATGGAGACCGCGGCCGAGACCATCGGTGTCATCGGGGCGCTCTACTCATGGCGGATGAACGCGCTGTCGACGGGGCTGGTCGAGTCCGATCGCCTGCGCCCGCAGAACCATCGCACCAACAGTTTCTGGAAAAACAAGAGCCGCACCGTCTATCTCTCTTATGACGGTGAAGGCAATGTGACGACGAATGCGGTACCGCCGGCCTATCTGGACGAGCGCGACGAGGTGCCGCCGGAGATGATCCGCAACACAGTCGACCCGATGAGCGGTGTTCTGGCCGCGGTCGAGTTTCTGGATGACACACAGAGCTGCAAGCTGACGGTCCCGGTCTATGACGGGCGTCGGCGCTACGACCTCGTTTTTGACGAGGCGCCGCCAGCCCCGCTTGAGCGGCCCGGGATCGAGCAATTGAATGCGACCGACGTCAAGCCCTGCCGACTTCAGATGAATCAGATCACCGGCTTCTGGCGCAGCCCCGACGTCAAGGGGCGCTATCCGTTGGACGGCCGCGTCTGGATGGGCAAGATTCTCGAAGCCGTACCGCCGGTGCCGCTCAAGATCGAATACGAGGGTCGCCACGGGCTGGTGGAAATCCATCTCGTCCGGGTCGCCAGCGGGCAGTATTACCGCGACCTGCCGGTGGAGATAGAGGGCAGTTTTCTCGGCCTGTTCTGA